The Erigeron canadensis isolate Cc75 chromosome 4, C_canadensis_v1, whole genome shotgun sequence genome window below encodes:
- the LOC122596091 gene encoding uncharacterized protein LOC122596091, producing the protein MVGPSLNSPKPPASTTTTIKFLCSYGGRILPRYPDGKLRYHGGHTRVLAVARSISFSELMAKLAELCGKTASLRCQLPTEDLDALVTITSDEELENLLEEYDSTTQSQSHHIKIRAFLSLTKKCSSPSLTRTPSSASASGSGSSTSSTDSSPTPKSPSPSLSGFYTAEKMNSVIYTSSKPPVCQNKAAAGGHGKMPCYGYRNNGYNNRFCVVPNGNYWQ; encoded by the exons ATGGTAGGACCTTCTCTTAACTCACCCAAGCCCCCAGCAAGCACCACCACAACAATCAAATTCCTGTGTAGCTATGGTGGTCGGATTCTTCCTCGATATCCAGACGGAAAGCTCAGATATCATGGAGGCCATACTCGGGTCCTTGCTGTTGCTCGCTCCATCTCCTTTTCTG AATTGATGGCGAAACTAGCAGAATTATGTGGGAAGACGGCGAGTTTAAGATGTCAATTACCAACTGAAGATTTAGATGCACTTGTTACAATTACATCTGATGAAGAACTAGAGAATCTTCTTGAGGAATATGATTCAACCACACAATCACAATCTCATCATATAAAAATCAGAGCGTTTCTGTCTCTTACTAAGAAATGCTCTTCTCCTTCACTAACACGGACACCATCATCCGCCTCGGCTTCAGGATCCGGATCTAGCACCTCATCCACGGATTCATCACCCACACCAAAATCTCCGTCCCCATCTTTGTCGGGCTTCTACACGGCCGAAAAAATGAATAGTGTTATCTATACGTCATCAAAACCCCCAGTCTGCCAAAATAAAGCAGCAGCAGGAGGGCACGGGAAGATGCCGTGTTATGGTTATAGAAATAATGGTTACAATAATCGGTTTTGCGTTGTTCCTAATGGAAATTATTGGCAATAA